A region of Rhizorhabdus wittichii RW1 DNA encodes the following proteins:
- a CDS encoding class II aldolase/adducin family protein (PFAM: class II aldolase/adducin family protein), with protein MNDGSRPKAISPKHVADAEWKCRTDLAAFYRIVAMLGWDEYIFTHISLRLPGPERHFLINPFGLLYEEVTASNLVRIDINGDVVGASDWPVNKAGFTIHSAIHEARDDAHCVIHTHTTAGMAIAQQPAGLLPTSFYSAMIVDRLSYHDFEGSVVSDGEKVRLVENLGTNNHLILRNHGLLACGADVAAAFSAILTLQRACEVQLAAQVGDEPLLTIGHDIRNAHRSALNKTVKDAPANDLSVIERAVFDAMVRKLDRLDPSYRQ; from the coding sequence GTGAACGACGGGAGCCGGCCGAAGGCTATTTCGCCAAAGCATGTCGCGGACGCCGAATGGAAATGCCGGACCGATCTGGCGGCATTCTATCGGATCGTCGCCATGCTGGGATGGGACGAATATATCTTCACCCATATCTCGCTTCGGCTGCCGGGGCCGGAACGGCACTTCCTCATCAATCCCTTCGGTCTTCTCTATGAGGAGGTCACGGCGTCGAACCTCGTCCGTATCGACATCAACGGCGACGTCGTGGGGGCGAGCGACTGGCCGGTCAACAAGGCCGGGTTCACGATACACAGCGCCATCCATGAGGCGCGCGACGATGCCCATTGCGTCATTCACACGCACACCACCGCGGGAATGGCGATCGCGCAGCAACCGGCGGGCTTGCTGCCCACCAGCTTCTATTCGGCGATGATCGTCGATCGGCTGAGCTATCATGATTTCGAAGGATCGGTCGTTTCCGATGGCGAGAAGGTCCGGCTGGTCGAGAATCTCGGGACCAACAATCACCTCATCCTGCGCAACCATGGCCTGCTGGCCTGCGGCGCGGACGTCGCGGCCGCGTTCAGCGCGATCCTGACGCTGCAACGCGCCTGCGAAGTGCAGCTCGCGGCGCAGGTCGGCGACGAGCCGCTGCTGACGATCGGTCATGACATCCGCAACGCCCACCGGTCGGCGCTCAACAAGACGGTGAAGGACGCGCCGGCCAACGACCTGTCGGTGATCGAGCGCGCGGTGTTCGATGCCATGGTCCGCAAGCTCGACCGGCTCGATCCGTCCTATCGGCAATAA
- a CDS encoding D-isomer specific 2-hydroxyacid dehydrogenase, NAD-binding (PFAM: D-isomer specific 2-hydroxyacid dehydrogenase, catalytic region; D-isomer specific 2-hydroxyacid dehydrogenase, NAD-binding), whose translation MTDILLAHPNMSPIRGALAPRHEVHALWEYESSDTFLSSHGGAVSVIVTAGENRIDTALLGRLTNLRLIVCVGSGYDGVDVDWCARHGIAVVAAVGANAKDVADHALGLAIAAWRGIVADHDFIARGEWQAANRLPSRRTMTGVPAGIVGLGSIGRAVAHRLSALDMPVQWWGPREQSDAPFPKAASLIELAAESRLLVLCCRADASSHHLVDAAVLEALGPDGVLVNVARGSVVDEDALIAALRDGRLAAAALDVFATEPTPADRWRDVPNVVLTPHAAGLTTDTLRAMIGLAVQRVDAFLLGDEQDRGRVLSASVAAR comes from the coding sequence ATGACCGATATCCTGCTGGCCCATCCGAACATGAGTCCGATCCGCGGTGCCCTGGCGCCGCGCCACGAGGTCCACGCATTGTGGGAATATGAGAGCAGCGACACTTTCCTCTCGTCGCATGGCGGGGCGGTCAGCGTGATCGTCACTGCCGGCGAGAACCGGATCGATACCGCGCTGCTGGGCCGGTTGACCAATTTGCGCCTGATCGTCTGTGTCGGCTCGGGATATGACGGGGTCGATGTCGATTGGTGCGCCCGACACGGCATTGCGGTGGTCGCGGCGGTCGGGGCCAATGCGAAGGATGTGGCCGACCACGCCCTGGGCCTTGCCATCGCCGCCTGGCGCGGCATCGTCGCCGATCATGATTTCATCGCGCGCGGCGAATGGCAGGCGGCGAACCGATTGCCGTCGCGCCGGACCATGACCGGCGTTCCCGCCGGCATCGTCGGCCTGGGGTCGATAGGGCGCGCCGTGGCGCATCGCCTGTCGGCGCTGGACATGCCCGTGCAATGGTGGGGCCCGCGCGAACAGTCCGATGCGCCTTTCCCGAAAGCCGCCTCGCTGATCGAGCTCGCGGCCGAGAGCCGCCTGCTGGTGCTTTGCTGCCGTGCGGACGCGTCGTCCCATCATCTCGTCGATGCGGCGGTCCTGGAGGCGCTGGGCCCCGACGGGGTGCTCGTCAACGTCGCCCGCGGCTCCGTCGTCGATGAGGACGCGTTGATCGCGGCCCTGCGGGATGGCCGCCTGGCGGCAGCGGCGCTGGATGTCTTCGCCACCGAGCCGACGCCCGCAGACCGGTGGCGCGATGTGCCGAACGTCGTCCTGACGCCGCATGCCGCCGGCCTGACGACCGACACGCTGCGAGCGATGATCGGCCTTGCCGTCCAACGGGTCGACGCCTTCCTGCTCGGCGATGAGCAGGATCGCGGACGGGTGCTGTCGGCGAGCGTCGCGGCGCGCTGA
- a CDS encoding Alcohol dehydrogenase, zinc-binding domain protein (PFAM: Alcohol dehydrogenase, zinc-binding domain protein): MAHAWVLTSRPKAVPVASDFDLVPIPDRPLEDGEIRVRNRWLSVDPYMRARMNAGHGYMPPFILGEPMTGRALGDVVESRHAGFKPGDVVSHMAGWRDEAIVGSSLDPWRIPFSDVPETAWLNGLGAAGLAAWVGLAVIADARAGETLFVSAAAGAVGSVVVQLAKAWGLRVVASAGGPRKAAWALELGADHSIDYKRDPLLETLGAAAPDGIDIYFDNVGGAHLDAALAVSRRGARVAICGMIDSYNGERPLELRHAGRLIAARIRMEGYLVSDHMGARDRFLAEMIPLVRDGRIRNRETVRQGLAAMPEAFLGLFDGMNIGKMLVEIPWRGDGGAKALP, translated from the coding sequence GTGGCGCATGCATGGGTCCTGACCTCACGGCCCAAAGCCGTTCCGGTCGCGAGCGACTTCGATCTGGTCCCGATTCCCGATCGCCCCCTGGAGGACGGTGAGATCCGGGTGCGTAACCGCTGGCTCTCGGTCGATCCCTATATGCGCGCCCGGATGAATGCGGGACACGGCTATATGCCGCCATTCATCCTGGGCGAGCCGATGACGGGCCGGGCGCTGGGCGATGTCGTCGAAAGCCGCCATGCGGGGTTCAAGCCCGGCGACGTCGTGTCGCACATGGCCGGATGGCGCGACGAGGCGATCGTGGGGTCTTCGCTCGACCCTTGGAGAATCCCGTTCAGCGACGTCCCGGAGACGGCCTGGCTGAACGGTCTTGGTGCGGCAGGGCTGGCGGCCTGGGTCGGGCTGGCCGTCATTGCCGACGCTCGTGCGGGCGAAACGCTTTTCGTGTCCGCCGCCGCCGGCGCGGTGGGATCGGTGGTGGTGCAACTGGCCAAGGCCTGGGGCCTCCGCGTCGTCGCGTCGGCCGGCGGGCCGCGCAAGGCGGCCTGGGCGCTGGAACTGGGCGCCGACCATAGCATCGATTACAAGCGGGACCCGCTACTGGAAACGCTGGGCGCGGCGGCGCCGGACGGCATAGACATCTATTTCGACAATGTGGGCGGGGCCCATCTGGATGCGGCGCTCGCCGTCTCGCGACGAGGCGCGCGCGTGGCGATCTGCGGCATGATCGATAGCTATAATGGCGAAAGGCCGTTGGAGCTTCGCCACGCCGGACGGCTGATCGCGGCGCGAATCCGAATGGAGGGCTATCTGGTGTCGGACCATATGGGCGCCCGGGATCGCTTCCTGGCCGAGATGATCCCCCTTGTCCGCGATGGTCGGATCCGAAACCGCGAAACCGTCCGACAGGGTCTTGCGGCGATGCCGGAGGCTTTCCTTGGCCTGTTCGACGGGATGAATATCGGGAAGATGCTCGTTGAGATTCCCTGGCGCGGGGATGGCGGGGCCAAGGCTCTGCCCTGA
- a CDS encoding transcriptional regulator, LysR family (PFAM: regulatory protein, LysR; LysR, substrate-binding), producing MLDPSWLKSFAAVARTLNFTLAGASLNLRQSTVSEHVRKLEAAAGTRLFVRDTHSVRLTVDGEAMLGFARSILEANDRALRHFARTDLRGSVRLGVTEDVVLAGLPELLRQFTAEHPHVALELVVGLSEDVREKLELGMLDLAFIKRRASDKQGERVWREPLVWIAAPDFILDAKAPVPLIVLAPPAITRTAALTALETIGGHWHIVCTSGTQSGIHAAVAAGLGVAPHARSLVPPGLDEVSSPELPPLGDVEFVVLAGRQGHRGPARALAEAIKKDGSLLRRKNFRS from the coding sequence ATGCTTGACCCGTCCTGGCTGAAGAGCTTCGCCGCCGTTGCGCGCACCCTCAACTTCACCCTGGCGGGGGCGAGTCTGAATCTGCGGCAATCGACCGTCAGCGAACATGTGCGAAAGCTGGAGGCCGCCGCCGGCACGCGGCTCTTCGTTCGGGACACCCATTCGGTCAGGCTGACCGTCGATGGGGAGGCCATGCTCGGCTTCGCCCGATCGATCCTCGAAGCCAATGATCGCGCCCTGCGCCATTTCGCGCGCACGGACCTGAGGGGGTCGGTGCGCCTCGGCGTGACCGAGGACGTCGTCCTCGCCGGCTTGCCCGAATTGTTGCGGCAATTCACGGCGGAGCATCCGCACGTCGCGCTCGAACTGGTCGTCGGGCTGAGCGAGGATGTGCGCGAGAAGCTCGAGCTGGGCATGCTCGATCTCGCCTTCATCAAGCGACGGGCGAGCGACAAGCAGGGCGAACGGGTGTGGCGGGAGCCGCTGGTCTGGATCGCCGCGCCCGATTTCATCCTGGATGCGAAGGCGCCGGTGCCGCTGATCGTCCTGGCGCCCCCGGCGATCACCCGCACGGCGGCGCTGACCGCCCTCGAAACTATCGGCGGCCATTGGCACATCGTCTGCACCAGCGGGACGCAGAGCGGCATTCACGCCGCGGTCGCCGCCGGCCTGGGCGTCGCCCCCCATGCGCGATCGCTGGTGCCCCCGGGGCTGGATGAGGTTTCTTCGCCGGAACTGCCGCCGCTCGGCGATGTCGAGTTCGTCGTGCTGGCGGGCCGACAGGGACATCGAGGTCCGGCACGGGCCCTGGCCGAAGCCATCAAGAAGGACGGTTCGCTGCTGCGCCGGAAGAATTTCCGGAGCTGA
- a CDS encoding Bile acid:sodium symporter (PFAM: Bile acid:sodium symporter): protein MKKLLALLDPYVGLMMLVIALAAVLPVHGRGAAIAATTADVAIAFLFFLYGTRLSPRAALAGLVHWRLHLAILLCTFALFPALGLGVSHLASGVLPPALLVGVVLLCLMPSTVQSSIAFTSIAHGNVAAALCAASLSNFLGVFISPLLVGWLLQTSGVVLSFDVFRDILLQLLAPFLVGQLVRPWLGAWIQRHKTVLGYADRGSILLIIYVAFSKGMVENIWHEVAVADLLVLLAVLTLLLAVVLLLTRFIGRRLLSLPIEDEIALQFCGSKKSLASGLPIASLLFPGPQLGIILLPLMLFHQIQLIVCAVLARSYAAAPARSVSAQGAS from the coding sequence ATGAAAAAGCTCCTCGCCCTCCTCGATCCCTATGTCGGGCTGATGATGCTCGTGATCGCCCTCGCGGCCGTTCTGCCGGTCCACGGTCGCGGCGCCGCCATCGCGGCAACGACGGCGGACGTCGCGATCGCCTTCCTGTTCTTCCTCTACGGGACGCGCCTTTCGCCACGGGCGGCCCTCGCAGGCCTGGTTCACTGGAGGTTGCACTTGGCGATCCTGCTGTGCACCTTCGCCCTCTTCCCCGCCCTCGGGCTGGGCGTCAGCCATCTGGCGTCGGGGGTGCTTCCGCCGGCGCTGCTGGTCGGCGTGGTCCTCCTCTGCCTCATGCCGTCGACGGTGCAGTCCTCGATCGCGTTCACATCGATCGCGCACGGCAATGTCGCGGCCGCGCTCTGCGCCGCATCGCTGTCCAATTTCCTGGGCGTCTTCATCAGCCCGCTGCTCGTGGGGTGGCTCCTCCAGACCAGCGGCGTCGTGCTGTCCTTCGACGTCTTCCGCGATATCCTGCTGCAGTTGCTGGCGCCGTTCCTGGTCGGGCAACTCGTTCGTCCCTGGCTGGGCGCTTGGATTCAACGCCACAAGACGGTGCTGGGATATGCGGATCGCGGCTCGATCCTGCTGATCATCTACGTCGCCTTTTCCAAGGGCATGGTCGAGAATATCTGGCATGAGGTGGCCGTCGCGGATCTGCTGGTCCTGCTTGCCGTGCTGACCCTGCTGCTTGCCGTCGTCCTGCTGCTGACCCGCTTCATCGGCCGGCGGCTGCTATCGCTCCCGATCGAGGATGAGATCGCCTTGCAGTTCTGCGGGTCGAAGAAGTCGCTCGCCAGCGGATTGCCGATCGCGAGCCTGCTGTTCCCCGGGCCGCAACTGGGCATCATCCTCCTGCCGTTGATGCTGTTCCACCAGATCCAGCTCATCGTCTGCGCGGTATTGGCGCGGAGCTATGCCGCCGCGCCGGCCCGGAGCGTTTCCGCCCAAGGCGCCTCGTGA
- a CDS encoding transcriptional regulator, AraC family (PFAM: helix-turn-helix- domain containing protein, AraC type) — protein MGGATIKRPVQEERIARLGADNPGHDLRAGSQAVAVRRFPPPAKDAVQQSVRYAVADYAVDRIEYPAQLVDRFVPLSESHYRWQVKQSFGSGRYEFCGLADGFFVTFAETEYHTPQAAYFCSPDSLHIYLASSGDGEYVPVDGGPLSFEAPSTVLIVEPAHQPPAEVTLTGHARYIYIVVHREVLKTLYAGSAHELPALLQAFLDGDLQRTSGRALPLSAAMLRCLEDVQTCPLDGRRRRIFLQSKALEIVCQALEAFDQSECFRSVEATKLTARGVVKAQRFLEANYVTPPSLEELAAEVGLSRSALCTGFRQILGQSVFDYIQELRMQRALALLSEGDDPITQIAYAVGYNRSSSFAVAVHRHFGTTPSKLRRRGAPPAN, from the coding sequence ATGGGCGGCGCGACGATCAAGCGGCCGGTGCAGGAAGAAAGGATCGCCCGCCTTGGCGCGGACAATCCTGGCCATGACCTCCGGGCGGGTTCGCAAGCGGTTGCGGTGCGGCGCTTTCCGCCTCCGGCGAAGGACGCCGTGCAGCAGTCGGTGCGCTATGCCGTCGCGGATTACGCCGTCGATCGGATCGAATATCCCGCTCAACTGGTCGACAGGTTCGTGCCGCTGAGCGAGAGCCACTATCGCTGGCAGGTGAAACAATCCTTCGGCAGCGGCCGCTACGAATTCTGCGGCCTCGCCGACGGGTTCTTCGTCACCTTTGCGGAGACGGAATATCATACGCCCCAGGCGGCCTATTTCTGTTCGCCCGACAGCTTGCACATCTACCTCGCCAGCAGTGGCGACGGCGAATATGTACCCGTCGACGGCGGGCCGTTGAGCTTCGAGGCGCCAAGCACCGTCCTCATCGTCGAGCCGGCGCACCAGCCCCCCGCGGAGGTCACGCTCACGGGGCACGCGCGCTATATCTACATCGTCGTGCATCGCGAGGTGCTGAAGACGCTTTATGCTGGCAGCGCGCACGAACTGCCCGCCCTGCTCCAGGCTTTCCTGGACGGTGACCTGCAACGGACGTCCGGGCGGGCCCTGCCGCTCAGCGCGGCCATGCTGCGCTGCCTGGAGGACGTCCAGACCTGCCCTCTGGACGGGCGTCGCCGCCGCATCTTCCTGCAATCCAAAGCGCTCGAGATCGTCTGTCAGGCCCTGGAGGCGTTCGATCAGAGCGAGTGCTTCCGATCGGTCGAGGCCACCAAGCTCACCGCCAGGGGGGTGGTGAAAGCGCAGCGGTTTCTCGAAGCCAACTATGTCACGCCTCCGTCGCTGGAGGAACTCGCGGCCGAAGTGGGGTTGAGCCGTAGCGCGCTATGCACCGGCTTCCGCCAGATTCTGGGCCAATCGGTTTTCGACTATATCCAGGAGCTGCGCATGCAGCGGGCGCTCGCGCTTCTGAGCGAGGGCGACGACCCGATCACGCAGATCGCCTATGCCGTCGGTTATAACCGTTCATCGAGCTTCGCGGTCGCGGTGCACCGCCATTTCGGCACGACCCCTTCCAAGCTCCGCCGCCGAGGCGCGCCACCGGCGAATTGA
- a CDS encoding TonB-dependent receptor (PFAM: TonB-dependent receptor; TonB-dependent receptor, plug): protein MRIRTKSICLTSAGFLALCFTAMGAAAQAAASTDATSVETGSGEIVVTASKREQKLRDVPSAITVLGGDTLAHLGVRSVRDYATLTPGLTTQDSGSPGYGKIFIRGLTTGSLQQSATTVYYIDDVPFTASSANGGGAFIAPDPELTDVERIEVLKGPQGTLYGASSLGGVIRLVSKTPDPSGFSGSARTEMTAIDGGGVGYSASATLNVPLVIDRLALRATGFYREAPGYVDNIGTGTDNVNRSRFKGGRLALRWTPTERLTLDAVGQLQDIDTRGPALETSVAGTLTPLYGERKYSNFFDAPTRVRYRLASVTGRYDTDLGQIIATGAYLKSTLRTELDLTSTYAPLFPVFASVGYVYPANTGVAVVSTVPAVKKTAELRFASRRLGGIEFVAGGFYTHERIASPTDIVARAMATNTQLPAPLGSIITTPVNDAYEELSAFGNLTVYLADNLDVTGGLRFAHSIEDFDASYGGVYYTAFLGGTVQLPPVHSSHDQLTYLATLRWRPTSTLSFFARAASGYRPGGPQVAAVVPPGAQAKIDPDTVWNYEIGFKGDFLDRKLSIEASAYRIDWNDIQLYTIFNGTQLLANAGKARVDGFEVQASARPTGLLTATANLGYTRSRLTEVDPGVTAYIGAAAGDRIPQTPRWTASATLDQMIPFGGDLQGQLGATFRYQSDRVTSFPGSLSDPNIRLPGRTTFDLRAGVSYRSYQFQLRAENITDRKGIANYMSGAPASSYLMRPRSFSISMSTTF from the coding sequence ATGCGCATACGGACCAAATCGATCTGTCTCACGTCGGCGGGCTTCCTGGCCCTGTGCTTCACGGCGATGGGTGCCGCGGCGCAGGCGGCGGCATCGACGGATGCGACCTCCGTCGAGACGGGTTCGGGCGAAATCGTGGTGACCGCGAGCAAGCGCGAGCAGAAGCTGCGCGACGTGCCGTCGGCGATCACCGTCCTCGGTGGCGACACGCTCGCCCATCTCGGGGTCCGGTCGGTCCGGGACTATGCGACGCTGACGCCCGGGCTGACCACCCAGGACAGCGGCAGCCCCGGCTATGGCAAGATCTTCATCCGTGGCCTCACCACCGGCAGCCTCCAGCAATCCGCGACCACCGTCTATTATATCGATGACGTGCCGTTCACGGCGAGCTCGGCCAATGGCGGCGGAGCCTTCATCGCGCCGGATCCGGAACTGACCGATGTCGAACGGATCGAGGTGCTCAAGGGACCGCAGGGAACGCTCTACGGCGCGTCCAGCCTTGGCGGCGTCATCCGGCTCGTATCGAAGACCCCCGATCCGTCGGGCTTTTCGGGCAGCGCCAGGACCGAGATGACCGCGATCGACGGCGGCGGCGTGGGTTATTCGGCCAGCGCCACGCTCAACGTGCCGCTGGTGATCGACCGCCTTGCCCTGCGCGCCACGGGCTTCTATCGCGAGGCGCCGGGCTATGTCGACAATATCGGCACCGGTACCGACAACGTCAATCGAAGCCGTTTCAAGGGCGGGCGCCTGGCTCTCCGCTGGACGCCGACCGAGCGGTTGACCCTCGATGCGGTCGGCCAGCTCCAGGACATCGACACGCGCGGCCCCGCGCTGGAGACCAGCGTCGCCGGCACGCTGACCCCGCTCTATGGCGAGCGCAAATACAGCAATTTCTTCGATGCGCCGACGCGCGTTCGCTACCGGCTGGCTTCGGTCACCGGCAGATATGACACCGACCTTGGCCAGATCATCGCCACCGGCGCCTATCTCAAGAGCACCTTGCGCACCGAGCTCGACCTGACCTCGACCTATGCGCCGCTTTTCCCCGTGTTCGCCTCGGTGGGCTATGTCTATCCGGCGAACACCGGCGTGGCCGTCGTCTCGACGGTCCCGGCGGTCAAGAAGACCGCGGAACTGCGCTTCGCGTCCAGACGGCTGGGCGGCATCGAGTTCGTCGCCGGCGGCTTCTACACGCATGAGCGGATCGCCTCGCCGACCGACATCGTCGCGCGCGCGATGGCGACGAATACCCAGTTACCGGCACCGTTGGGCTCGATCATCACGACCCCGGTCAACGACGCCTATGAGGAGCTCTCCGCCTTCGGCAATCTCACCGTCTATCTGGCGGACAATCTCGACGTCACCGGCGGATTGCGCTTCGCGCACAGCATCGAGGACTTCGACGCCTCCTATGGCGGCGTCTATTATACGGCGTTCCTGGGCGGCACGGTGCAGCTCCCGCCGGTCCATTCGAGCCACGATCAGCTCACCTATCTCGCGACCCTGCGCTGGCGGCCGACCTCGACGCTCAGCTTCTTCGCGCGCGCGGCGAGCGGCTATCGCCCGGGTGGACCGCAGGTCGCCGCCGTCGTGCCCCCCGGTGCGCAGGCCAAAATCGATCCCGACACGGTGTGGAACTATGAAATCGGCTTCAAGGGCGATTTCCTCGACAGGAAACTCAGCATCGAAGCGTCCGCCTATCGCATCGACTGGAACGACATCCAGCTCTACACGATCTTCAACGGCACCCAGTTGCTGGCCAATGCCGGCAAGGCCAGGGTCGACGGCTTCGAGGTCCAGGCGAGCGCGCGGCCGACCGGGCTGCTCACGGCAACCGCCAATCTCGGATACACCCGGTCGCGGCTCACCGAGGTCGATCCCGGCGTGACCGCCTATATCGGCGCGGCGGCGGGCGATCGCATTCCCCAGACGCCCCGCTGGACGGCGTCGGCCACGCTCGACCAGATGATCCCGTTCGGGGGCGATCTTCAAGGCCAGCTCGGCGCGACCTTCCGCTATCAGTCGGACCGGGTCACGTCGTTCCCCGGCAGTCTCTCGGATCCGAACATCCGCCTGCCCGGGCGCACGACCTTCGATCTGCGAGCAGGGGTGAGCTACCGCAGCTACCAGTTCCAGCTTCGCGCCGAGAATATCACCGATCGCAAGGGCATCGCGAACTACATGTCCGGCGCCCCCGCATCCTCCTATCTGATGCGGCCGCGCAGCTTCTCGATCTCGATGAGCACCACATTCTAG
- a CDS encoding putative esterase (PFAM: putative esterase) — protein sequence MNTPEDRPSPSSIGSLVTEAAVAAITPARAAAGRTDGNGGAATPLFGLTETTPSFDALFPSTRYFEIDSNIAGERFSAWVTPPAQYDADPTRAYPVVYQVDGNLFFPTTTPFHQPGQSDTMSPQLPFILVSVGYSAQESHAWAWLRVRDLLPPGEKVPDVMMQAVDMTVQAGLMPREEGDRYLEMFANPAADKFLAFLEQELHPQLAKAFRIDADNVGLWGVSYGGLFAAYVAIKRSDLFKRIGASSPGIIGEDSQIFELYREAVATQRDYSDRHLHITLGARELAQPSIYQWLLARGTTRLLAETSQNPLPGLQVSTEIIPLESHLSGGVPAWFSFLRACYLRG from the coding sequence ATGAACACGCCCGAGGACCGCCCATCGCCCTCGTCGATCGGCAGCCTGGTGACGGAAGCCGCGGTCGCGGCCATCACGCCCGCACGTGCCGCCGCAGGAAGAACCGACGGCAACGGTGGAGCCGCGACGCCTCTCTTCGGATTGACCGAGACGACGCCGTCGTTCGACGCGCTCTTCCCATCCACCCGATATTTCGAGATCGACTCGAACATCGCCGGGGAGCGCTTCAGCGCCTGGGTCACTCCGCCGGCGCAATATGACGCCGATCCGACACGGGCCTATCCGGTCGTCTATCAGGTCGACGGCAATCTGTTCTTCCCGACCACGACGCCGTTTCACCAGCCGGGACAGAGCGACACCATGTCGCCCCAGCTTCCCTTCATTCTCGTGTCCGTCGGCTATAGCGCACAGGAAAGCCACGCATGGGCGTGGCTGCGCGTCCGCGATCTGCTTCCGCCGGGGGAGAAGGTTCCGGACGTCATGATGCAGGCCGTCGACATGACCGTCCAGGCCGGGCTCATGCCGCGGGAGGAGGGCGATCGCTATCTCGAGATGTTCGCCAACCCGGCGGCCGACAAGTTCCTCGCCTTCCTGGAGCAGGAGCTTCACCCGCAACTGGCGAAGGCCTTTCGGATCGACGCCGACAATGTCGGCCTCTGGGGCGTGTCCTATGGCGGCCTGTTCGCGGCCTATGTCGCGATCAAGCGATCGGACCTGTTCAAGCGGATCGGCGCCAGCAGCCCCGGCATCATCGGGGAAGACAGCCAGATTTTCGAGCTGTACCGCGAGGCGGTCGCCACGCAGCGGGATTATTCGGACCGCCATCTGCACATCACGCTGGGCGCTCGCGAACTGGCGCAACCGAGCATCTATCAGTGGCTCCTGGCCCGCGGCACCACCCGGCTGCTCGCCGAAACCTCGCAGAACCCTTTGCCCGGCCTGCAGGTTTCGACCGAAATCATCCCCCTCGAAAGCCATCTGAGCGGGGGCGTGCCGGCCTGGTTCAGCTTCCTGCGCGCCTGCTATCTGCGCGGCTGA
- a CDS encoding amidohydrolase (PFAM: amidohydrolase; Amidohydrolase 3) translates to MSVSVEDGVIREVSDRPIKADGARRIDVGGKTLMPGLIDLHVHAYFSDMNAKLVDSRDAPYRTAHAVKKLGHALDCGFTTVRDIGGGDYSLASAIEDRLIRAPRFFYAGKVLSMTGGHVDYRTPNEQHHTHGYCSCGSMNWGGVVVDGVDACIKAAREELRRGAHCIKIVASGGVMSPSDPMWMNQFREDETRAIVNECIERRTYVSAHCHPVSAIRRSIEFGVRCIEHATLIDAETARFVAERGAFVVPTMSVIFVSMEVGAALGMTPDSMAKLEVAADAAIEGLQHMRDAGVKMGFGTDLLGSTYDRQCREFEFRRQVFTPLEMLRQATSTGAEILMQEGQLGCVRPGAHADLIVVDGDPLKDIALLAADGRKLDLIMRAGEIVKNRLD, encoded by the coding sequence ATGTCCGTATCGGTGGAAGACGGTGTCATCCGCGAGGTCTCCGATCGTCCGATCAAGGCGGACGGGGCGCGGCGGATCGACGTCGGCGGCAAGACCCTGATGCCCGGACTGATCGATCTTCACGTCCATGCCTATTTTTCGGATATGAACGCGAAGCTCGTCGACAGCCGCGACGCGCCCTACCGGACGGCGCATGCCGTCAAGAAGCTCGGACATGCTCTCGACTGCGGCTTCACCACCGTCCGCGACATCGGCGGCGGCGACTATTCGCTGGCCTCGGCCATCGAGGACCGGCTGATCCGGGCGCCCCGTTTCTTCTACGCCGGCAAGGTGCTGTCGATGACCGGCGGTCACGTCGACTACAGGACGCCCAACGAGCAGCATCATACCCATGGCTATTGCTCGTGCGGATCGATGAACTGGGGCGGCGTCGTGGTCGACGGCGTCGACGCATGCATCAAGGCGGCGCGGGAGGAACTGCGCCGCGGCGCGCATTGCATCAAGATCGTCGCCTCCGGCGGCGTGATGTCGCCGAGCGATCCGATGTGGATGAACCAGTTCCGCGAGGACGAGACCCGCGCGATCGTCAACGAATGCATCGAGCGGCGGACCTATGTCTCGGCGCATTGCCATCCGGTCAGCGCGATCCGCCGCTCGATCGAGTTCGGCGTCCGGTGCATCGAGCATGCCACGCTGATCGATGCGGAGACGGCCCGGTTCGTCGCCGAGCGCGGCGCCTTCGTCGTGCCGACGATGTCGGTGATCTTCGTCAGCATGGAGGTCGGCGCCGCGCTCGGCATGACCCCGGACAGCATGGCCAAGCTCGAGGTCGCGGCCGACGCGGCGATCGAAGGGCTCCAGCACATGCGCGACGCCGGCGTGAAGATGGGCTTCGGCACCGATCTGCTCGGCTCGACCTATGATCGGCAATGCCGCGAATTCGAGTTCCGCCGCCAGGTGTTCACGCCGCTCGAAATGCTGCGGCAGGCGACATCGACAGGCGCCGAAATCCTGATGCAGGAAGGCCAGCTCGGCTGCGTGAGGCCCGGCGCCCACGCCGATCTCATCGTCGTCGACGGCGATCCCCTGAAGGATATCGCCTTGCTCGCGGCCGACGGTCGCAAGCTCGATCTCATCATGCGCGCCGGCGAGATCGTGAAGAACCGCCTGGACTGA